A stretch of Pseudochaenichthys georgianus chromosome 2, fPseGeo1.2, whole genome shotgun sequence DNA encodes these proteins:
- the LOC117459138 gene encoding histone deacetylase 4-like isoform X2 translates to MTSHSHQEGILGKEQPLEVLKTSALNHIPTVDINSALPLRLPPAAIPMDLRVDHHHQQHQVSSLSPPGQQQSGPGSSLREQQLQQELLTLKQKQQIQRQILIAEFQRQHEQLSRQHEVQLQEHIKQQQELLALKHQQELLEHQRKMENHRLEQELEKQQREQKLLLLKNKERGQESAVASTEVKMRLQEFVLNKKKALAQRSLNQGGLHNDAPYWYRKTQHSSLDQSSPPQTGISTYNHPVLGVYNPRDDFPLRKTASEPNLKLRSRLKQKVSERRSSPLLRRRDSPITTAKKRSLDMADSACSSAPGSGPSSPNNSFNNIHNENGITLSLNNSEACLVQRLCSGADRGSICQLSLYTSPSLPNITLGLPATATATAASNVTSAQQDGSLQPALSLSPPFLSGGHLTPYLSEGGAGSGGHGAHSPLLQHMVLMEQSPAQSPLVTGVSGLSMSPAASMAKLQRQHRPLGRTQSAPLPQGSAAQAHAQALALQQLVVQQQHQQFLEKHKQQFQQQQLHLNKMMTKPSESPVGRQHQSHPEETEEELREHQDGGALLPGVTVKQEPPDPQELQEEALLQHRERQAEQELLFGQQALLLEQQRIHQLRNYQASMEAAGLSISFPGHRPLSRAQSSPASASSFPISVAPSDPPVKPRYTTGLVYDSLMQKHQCMCGNTNSHPEHAGRIQSIWSRLQETGLRSQCECIRGRKATLEELQTVHSEAHVLLYGTNPLRQKLDCSITPMFVRLPCGGVGVDSDTIWNEVHSSSAARLAVGSVVELVFKVATGELKNGFAVVRPPGHHAEESTPMGFCYFNSVAIAAKLLQQRLNVNKILIVDWDVHHGNGTQQAFYDDPNVLYLSIHRYDDGNFFPGSGAPDEVGSGPGVGFNVNVAFTGGIEPPMGDVEYLAAFRSVVMPIANEFAPDIVLVSSGFDAVEGHPPPLGGYVLTSKCFGYLTRQLMTLAGGRVVLALEGGHDLTAICDASEACVAALLSQELDPLPKAVLEQRPNPNAVRSLEKVIETHSKYWRSVQHFSPLLGLSLLEAKRGDSEEAEAVSAMASLSVANTTAMDQRPEEEPMEEEEPPL, encoded by the exons AGGGCATCCTGGGAAAGGAGCAGCCGCTGGAGGTGCTGAAGACATCGGCGCTCAACCACATCCCAACAG TGGACATCAACTCTGCGCTGCCCCTGCGTCTCCCCCCAGCAGCCATCCCCATGGACCTGCGTGTGGaccaccaccaccagcagcATCAGGTGTCGTCGCTCTCTCCGCCCGGCCAGCAACAGTCGGGCCCCGGCTCCTCGCTGCgggagcagcagctgcagcaggagCTCCTGACGCTGAAGCAGAAGCAGCAGATCCAGAGGCAGATCCTCATCGCAGAGTTCCAGCGGCAGCACGAGCAGCTGTCCCGCCAGCACGAGGTCCAGCTGCAGGAGCACATAAAG cagcagcaggagctcCTGGCGTTGAAGCACCAGCAAGAGCTGCTGGAGCACCAGAGGAAGATGGAGAACCACCGTCTGGAGCAGGAGCTGGAGAAGCAGCAGCGCGAGcagaagctgctgctgctgaagaacAAGGAGCGGGGGCAGGAGA GTGCAGTGGCGAGCACGGAGGTAAAGATGAGGCTGCAGGAGTTTGTCCTGAACAAGAAGAAGGCCCTCGCCCAGCGGAGCCTCAACCAGGGAGGCCTGCACAACGACGCTCCGTACTGGTACCG gaAAACCCAACACAGCTCTCTGGATCAGAGCTCCCCTCCGCAGACGGGCATTTCCACCTACAACCACCCTGTGCTGGGCGTCTACAACCCCCGGGACGACTTCCCACTGCGAAAGACCG cCTCCGAGCCGAACCTGAAGCTGCGCTCCAGGCTGAAGCAGAAGGTGAGCGAGCGGAGGAGCAGCCCGTTGCTGCGCCGCCGGGACAGCCCCATCACCACCGCCAAGAAACGCTCGCTCGACATGGCAG ACTCTGCGTGTAGCAGCGCCCCGGGCTCAGGCCCCAGCTCCCCGAATAACAGCTTCAACAACATCCACAACGAGAACGGCATCACTCTGTCACTCAACAACTcggag GCGTGTCTGGTACAGCGGCTGTGCAGCGGTGCTGATCGGGGCTCCATTTGCCAGCTCTCCCTCTACACCTCCCCGTCTCTACCCAACATCACCCTGGGGCTCCCCGCCACTGCCACGGCCACCGCCGCCTCCAAC GTGACCTCGGCGCAGCAGGACGGAAGTCTGCAGCCGGCCCTCTCCCTCAGCCCCCCTTTCCTCTCCGGCGGTCACCTGACGCCCTACCTGTCCGAGGGCGGGGCGGGGTCAGGCGGGCACGGAGCGCACAGTCCTCTGCTGCAACACATGGTGCTGATGGAGCAGAGTCCCGCACAGAGCCCCCTGGTGACAG GTGTGAGCGGCCTCTCCATGTCGCCGGCAGCGTCCATGGCCAAGCTTCAGCGGCAGCACCGGCCCCTGGGGAGGACCCAGTCGGCCCCCCTCCCTCAGGGGAGCGCCGCTCAGGCCCACGCTCAGGCCCTCGCCCTGCAGCAGCTGGTcgtccagcagcagcaccagcagTTCCTGGAGAAGCACAAGCAGCagttccagcagcagcagctccaccTCAACAAG ATGATGACGAAGCCCAGCGAGTCGCCCGTGGGCCGGCAGCACCAGAGCCACCCGGAGGAGACGGAGGAGGAGCTGAGGGAGCACCAGGACGGAGGAGCGCTGCTGCCGGGCGTCACCGTGAAGCAGGAGCCGCCCGACCCCCAGGAGCTGCAGGAGGAGGCGCTGCTGCAGCACCGGGAGAGGCAGGCGGAGCAGGAGCTGCTCTTCGGACAG CAGGCCCTGTTATTGGAGCAGCAGCGGATCCACCAGCTGAGGAACTACCAGGCCTCCATGGAGGCTGCCGGCCTCTCCATCTCCTTCCCAGGACACCGCCCCCTCTCCAGGGCTCAGTCTTCCCCggcctccgcctcctctttccCCATCAGCGTCGCGCCATCGGACCCCCCCGTCAAACCACGCTACACCACGG GCCTAGTGTACGACTCTCTTATGCAGAAGCACCAGTGCATGTGTGGAAACACCAACAGTCATCCGGAGCACGCCGGACGCATCCAGAGCATCTGGTCCCGTCTGCAGGAGACCGGACTCAGATCGCAGTGTGAG tgtatcCGTGGGAGGAAGGCCACTCTGGAGGAGCTGCAGACGGTTCACTCTGAAGCCCACGTCCTGCTGTATGGAACCAACCCTCTCCGACAGAAACTAGATt GTTCAATCACTCCCATGTTCGTGCGGTTGCCTTGTGGAGGGGTCGGG GTGGACAGCGACACCATCTGGAACGAGGTCCACTCGTCGAGCGCCGCCCGGCTCGCTGTGGGCTCTGTGGTGGAGCTGGTGTTCAAAGTGGCCACTGGAGAGCTGAAG AACGGTTTTGCTGTGGTCCGCCCACCTGGACACCACGCAGAGGAGAGCACTCCCAT GGGTTTCTGCTACTTCAACTCTGTGGCCATCGCAGCCAAACTGCTGCAGCAGAGACTCAACGTCAACAAGATCCTCATCGTGGACTGG GACGTTCACCACGGCAACGGAACCCAGCAAGCGTTCTACGACGACCCCAACGTGCTTTACCTGTCCATTCATCGCTATGACGACGGCAACTTCTTCCCTGGAAGTGGAGCACCTGACGAG GTGGGCAGTGGACCCGGCGTTGGGTTTAACGTCAACGTTGCGTTCACTGGAGGCATCGAACCTCCCATGGGAGACGTGGAGTATTTGGCTGCCTTCAG GTCCGTGGTGATGCCCATAGCCAACGAGTTTGCCCCGGACATCGTGCTGGTGTCTTCAGGCTTTGATGCGGTGGAAGGACACCCTCCTCCTCTTGGAGGCTACGTACTGACGTCTAAAT GCTTTGGCTACCTGACCCGGCAGCTGATGACCCTCGCTGGGGGCCGCGTGGTCCTGGCTCTGGAGGGGGGCCATGACCTGACCGCCATCTGCGACGCCTCGGAGGCCTGCGTGGCTGCGCTGCTCAGCCAGGAG CTGGACCCGCTGCCGAAGGCCGTCCTGGAGCAGAGACCCAACCCCAACGCTGTTCGCTCTCTAGAGAAGGTTATAGAGACTCACA GTAAGTACTGGCGCTCGGTGCAGCACTTCTCCCCGCTGCTGGGACTCTCCCTGCTGGAGGCGAAGCGCGGAGACTCGGAGGAGGCGGAGGCCGTCAGCGCCATGGCCTCGCTGTCGGTGGCCAACACCACCGCCATGGACCAGAG GCCGGAGGAGGAGccgatggaggaggaggagccgcCGCTGTAA
- the LOC117459138 gene encoding histone deacetylase 4-like isoform X1: protein MTSHSHQEGILGKEQPLEVLKTSALNHIPTVDINSALPLRLPPAAIPMDLRVDHHHQQHQVSSLSPPGQQQSGPGSSLREQQLQQELLTLKQKQQIQRQILIAEFQRQHEQLSRQHEVQLQEHIKMATYQAQNQQQELLALKHQQELLEHQRKMENHRLEQELEKQQREQKLLLLKNKERGQESAVASTEVKMRLQEFVLNKKKALAQRSLNQGGLHNDAPYWYRKTQHSSLDQSSPPQTGISTYNHPVLGVYNPRDDFPLRKTASEPNLKLRSRLKQKVSERRSSPLLRRRDSPITTAKKRSLDMADSACSSAPGSGPSSPNNSFNNIHNENGITLSLNNSEACLVQRLCSGADRGSICQLSLYTSPSLPNITLGLPATATATAASNVTSAQQDGSLQPALSLSPPFLSGGHLTPYLSEGGAGSGGHGAHSPLLQHMVLMEQSPAQSPLVTGVSGLSMSPAASMAKLQRQHRPLGRTQSAPLPQGSAAQAHAQALALQQLVVQQQHQQFLEKHKQQFQQQQLHLNKMMTKPSESPVGRQHQSHPEETEEELREHQDGGALLPGVTVKQEPPDPQELQEEALLQHRERQAEQELLFGQQALLLEQQRIHQLRNYQASMEAAGLSISFPGHRPLSRAQSSPASASSFPISVAPSDPPVKPRYTTGLVYDSLMQKHQCMCGNTNSHPEHAGRIQSIWSRLQETGLRSQCECIRGRKATLEELQTVHSEAHVLLYGTNPLRQKLDCSITPMFVRLPCGGVGVDSDTIWNEVHSSSAARLAVGSVVELVFKVATGELKNGFAVVRPPGHHAEESTPMGFCYFNSVAIAAKLLQQRLNVNKILIVDWDVHHGNGTQQAFYDDPNVLYLSIHRYDDGNFFPGSGAPDEVGSGPGVGFNVNVAFTGGIEPPMGDVEYLAAFRSVVMPIANEFAPDIVLVSSGFDAVEGHPPPLGGYVLTSKCFGYLTRQLMTLAGGRVVLALEGGHDLTAICDASEACVAALLSQELDPLPKAVLEQRPNPNAVRSLEKVIETHSKYWRSVQHFSPLLGLSLLEAKRGDSEEAEAVSAMASLSVANTTAMDQRPEEEPMEEEEPPL from the exons AGGGCATCCTGGGAAAGGAGCAGCCGCTGGAGGTGCTGAAGACATCGGCGCTCAACCACATCCCAACAG TGGACATCAACTCTGCGCTGCCCCTGCGTCTCCCCCCAGCAGCCATCCCCATGGACCTGCGTGTGGaccaccaccaccagcagcATCAGGTGTCGTCGCTCTCTCCGCCCGGCCAGCAACAGTCGGGCCCCGGCTCCTCGCTGCgggagcagcagctgcagcaggagCTCCTGACGCTGAAGCAGAAGCAGCAGATCCAGAGGCAGATCCTCATCGCAGAGTTCCAGCGGCAGCACGAGCAGCTGTCCCGCCAGCACGAGGTCCAGCTGCAGGAGCACATAAAG ATGGCAACCTACCAGGCGCAAAAT cagcagcaggagctcCTGGCGTTGAAGCACCAGCAAGAGCTGCTGGAGCACCAGAGGAAGATGGAGAACCACCGTCTGGAGCAGGAGCTGGAGAAGCAGCAGCGCGAGcagaagctgctgctgctgaagaacAAGGAGCGGGGGCAGGAGA GTGCAGTGGCGAGCACGGAGGTAAAGATGAGGCTGCAGGAGTTTGTCCTGAACAAGAAGAAGGCCCTCGCCCAGCGGAGCCTCAACCAGGGAGGCCTGCACAACGACGCTCCGTACTGGTACCG gaAAACCCAACACAGCTCTCTGGATCAGAGCTCCCCTCCGCAGACGGGCATTTCCACCTACAACCACCCTGTGCTGGGCGTCTACAACCCCCGGGACGACTTCCCACTGCGAAAGACCG cCTCCGAGCCGAACCTGAAGCTGCGCTCCAGGCTGAAGCAGAAGGTGAGCGAGCGGAGGAGCAGCCCGTTGCTGCGCCGCCGGGACAGCCCCATCACCACCGCCAAGAAACGCTCGCTCGACATGGCAG ACTCTGCGTGTAGCAGCGCCCCGGGCTCAGGCCCCAGCTCCCCGAATAACAGCTTCAACAACATCCACAACGAGAACGGCATCACTCTGTCACTCAACAACTcggag GCGTGTCTGGTACAGCGGCTGTGCAGCGGTGCTGATCGGGGCTCCATTTGCCAGCTCTCCCTCTACACCTCCCCGTCTCTACCCAACATCACCCTGGGGCTCCCCGCCACTGCCACGGCCACCGCCGCCTCCAAC GTGACCTCGGCGCAGCAGGACGGAAGTCTGCAGCCGGCCCTCTCCCTCAGCCCCCCTTTCCTCTCCGGCGGTCACCTGACGCCCTACCTGTCCGAGGGCGGGGCGGGGTCAGGCGGGCACGGAGCGCACAGTCCTCTGCTGCAACACATGGTGCTGATGGAGCAGAGTCCCGCACAGAGCCCCCTGGTGACAG GTGTGAGCGGCCTCTCCATGTCGCCGGCAGCGTCCATGGCCAAGCTTCAGCGGCAGCACCGGCCCCTGGGGAGGACCCAGTCGGCCCCCCTCCCTCAGGGGAGCGCCGCTCAGGCCCACGCTCAGGCCCTCGCCCTGCAGCAGCTGGTcgtccagcagcagcaccagcagTTCCTGGAGAAGCACAAGCAGCagttccagcagcagcagctccaccTCAACAAG ATGATGACGAAGCCCAGCGAGTCGCCCGTGGGCCGGCAGCACCAGAGCCACCCGGAGGAGACGGAGGAGGAGCTGAGGGAGCACCAGGACGGAGGAGCGCTGCTGCCGGGCGTCACCGTGAAGCAGGAGCCGCCCGACCCCCAGGAGCTGCAGGAGGAGGCGCTGCTGCAGCACCGGGAGAGGCAGGCGGAGCAGGAGCTGCTCTTCGGACAG CAGGCCCTGTTATTGGAGCAGCAGCGGATCCACCAGCTGAGGAACTACCAGGCCTCCATGGAGGCTGCCGGCCTCTCCATCTCCTTCCCAGGACACCGCCCCCTCTCCAGGGCTCAGTCTTCCCCggcctccgcctcctctttccCCATCAGCGTCGCGCCATCGGACCCCCCCGTCAAACCACGCTACACCACGG GCCTAGTGTACGACTCTCTTATGCAGAAGCACCAGTGCATGTGTGGAAACACCAACAGTCATCCGGAGCACGCCGGACGCATCCAGAGCATCTGGTCCCGTCTGCAGGAGACCGGACTCAGATCGCAGTGTGAG tgtatcCGTGGGAGGAAGGCCACTCTGGAGGAGCTGCAGACGGTTCACTCTGAAGCCCACGTCCTGCTGTATGGAACCAACCCTCTCCGACAGAAACTAGATt GTTCAATCACTCCCATGTTCGTGCGGTTGCCTTGTGGAGGGGTCGGG GTGGACAGCGACACCATCTGGAACGAGGTCCACTCGTCGAGCGCCGCCCGGCTCGCTGTGGGCTCTGTGGTGGAGCTGGTGTTCAAAGTGGCCACTGGAGAGCTGAAG AACGGTTTTGCTGTGGTCCGCCCACCTGGACACCACGCAGAGGAGAGCACTCCCAT GGGTTTCTGCTACTTCAACTCTGTGGCCATCGCAGCCAAACTGCTGCAGCAGAGACTCAACGTCAACAAGATCCTCATCGTGGACTGG GACGTTCACCACGGCAACGGAACCCAGCAAGCGTTCTACGACGACCCCAACGTGCTTTACCTGTCCATTCATCGCTATGACGACGGCAACTTCTTCCCTGGAAGTGGAGCACCTGACGAG GTGGGCAGTGGACCCGGCGTTGGGTTTAACGTCAACGTTGCGTTCACTGGAGGCATCGAACCTCCCATGGGAGACGTGGAGTATTTGGCTGCCTTCAG GTCCGTGGTGATGCCCATAGCCAACGAGTTTGCCCCGGACATCGTGCTGGTGTCTTCAGGCTTTGATGCGGTGGAAGGACACCCTCCTCCTCTTGGAGGCTACGTACTGACGTCTAAAT GCTTTGGCTACCTGACCCGGCAGCTGATGACCCTCGCTGGGGGCCGCGTGGTCCTGGCTCTGGAGGGGGGCCATGACCTGACCGCCATCTGCGACGCCTCGGAGGCCTGCGTGGCTGCGCTGCTCAGCCAGGAG CTGGACCCGCTGCCGAAGGCCGTCCTGGAGCAGAGACCCAACCCCAACGCTGTTCGCTCTCTAGAGAAGGTTATAGAGACTCACA GTAAGTACTGGCGCTCGGTGCAGCACTTCTCCCCGCTGCTGGGACTCTCCCTGCTGGAGGCGAAGCGCGGAGACTCGGAGGAGGCGGAGGCCGTCAGCGCCATGGCCTCGCTGTCGGTGGCCAACACCACCGCCATGGACCAGAG GCCGGAGGAGGAGccgatggaggaggaggagccgcCGCTGTAA
- the LOC117459138 gene encoding histone deacetylase 4-like isoform X3 yields MTSHSHQVDINSALPLRLPPAAIPMDLRVDHHHQQHQVSSLSPPGQQQSGPGSSLREQQLQQELLTLKQKQQIQRQILIAEFQRQHEQLSRQHEVQLQEHIKMATYQAQNQQQELLALKHQQELLEHQRKMENHRLEQELEKQQREQKLLLLKNKERGQESAVASTEVKMRLQEFVLNKKKALAQRSLNQGGLHNDAPYWYRKTQHSSLDQSSPPQTGISTYNHPVLGVYNPRDDFPLRKTASEPNLKLRSRLKQKVSERRSSPLLRRRDSPITTAKKRSLDMADSACSSAPGSGPSSPNNSFNNIHNENGITLSLNNSEACLVQRLCSGADRGSICQLSLYTSPSLPNITLGLPATATATAASNVTSAQQDGSLQPALSLSPPFLSGGHLTPYLSEGGAGSGGHGAHSPLLQHMVLMEQSPAQSPLVTGVSGLSMSPAASMAKLQRQHRPLGRTQSAPLPQGSAAQAHAQALALQQLVVQQQHQQFLEKHKQQFQQQQLHLNKMMTKPSESPVGRQHQSHPEETEEELREHQDGGALLPGVTVKQEPPDPQELQEEALLQHRERQAEQELLFGQQALLLEQQRIHQLRNYQASMEAAGLSISFPGHRPLSRAQSSPASASSFPISVAPSDPPVKPRYTTGLVYDSLMQKHQCMCGNTNSHPEHAGRIQSIWSRLQETGLRSQCECIRGRKATLEELQTVHSEAHVLLYGTNPLRQKLDCSITPMFVRLPCGGVGVDSDTIWNEVHSSSAARLAVGSVVELVFKVATGELKNGFAVVRPPGHHAEESTPMGFCYFNSVAIAAKLLQQRLNVNKILIVDWDVHHGNGTQQAFYDDPNVLYLSIHRYDDGNFFPGSGAPDEVGSGPGVGFNVNVAFTGGIEPPMGDVEYLAAFRSVVMPIANEFAPDIVLVSSGFDAVEGHPPPLGGYVLTSKCFGYLTRQLMTLAGGRVVLALEGGHDLTAICDASEACVAALLSQELDPLPKAVLEQRPNPNAVRSLEKVIETHSKYWRSVQHFSPLLGLSLLEAKRGDSEEAEAVSAMASLSVANTTAMDQRPEEEPMEEEEPPL; encoded by the exons TGGACATCAACTCTGCGCTGCCCCTGCGTCTCCCCCCAGCAGCCATCCCCATGGACCTGCGTGTGGaccaccaccaccagcagcATCAGGTGTCGTCGCTCTCTCCGCCCGGCCAGCAACAGTCGGGCCCCGGCTCCTCGCTGCgggagcagcagctgcagcaggagCTCCTGACGCTGAAGCAGAAGCAGCAGATCCAGAGGCAGATCCTCATCGCAGAGTTCCAGCGGCAGCACGAGCAGCTGTCCCGCCAGCACGAGGTCCAGCTGCAGGAGCACATAAAG ATGGCAACCTACCAGGCGCAAAAT cagcagcaggagctcCTGGCGTTGAAGCACCAGCAAGAGCTGCTGGAGCACCAGAGGAAGATGGAGAACCACCGTCTGGAGCAGGAGCTGGAGAAGCAGCAGCGCGAGcagaagctgctgctgctgaagaacAAGGAGCGGGGGCAGGAGA GTGCAGTGGCGAGCACGGAGGTAAAGATGAGGCTGCAGGAGTTTGTCCTGAACAAGAAGAAGGCCCTCGCCCAGCGGAGCCTCAACCAGGGAGGCCTGCACAACGACGCTCCGTACTGGTACCG gaAAACCCAACACAGCTCTCTGGATCAGAGCTCCCCTCCGCAGACGGGCATTTCCACCTACAACCACCCTGTGCTGGGCGTCTACAACCCCCGGGACGACTTCCCACTGCGAAAGACCG cCTCCGAGCCGAACCTGAAGCTGCGCTCCAGGCTGAAGCAGAAGGTGAGCGAGCGGAGGAGCAGCCCGTTGCTGCGCCGCCGGGACAGCCCCATCACCACCGCCAAGAAACGCTCGCTCGACATGGCAG ACTCTGCGTGTAGCAGCGCCCCGGGCTCAGGCCCCAGCTCCCCGAATAACAGCTTCAACAACATCCACAACGAGAACGGCATCACTCTGTCACTCAACAACTcggag GCGTGTCTGGTACAGCGGCTGTGCAGCGGTGCTGATCGGGGCTCCATTTGCCAGCTCTCCCTCTACACCTCCCCGTCTCTACCCAACATCACCCTGGGGCTCCCCGCCACTGCCACGGCCACCGCCGCCTCCAAC GTGACCTCGGCGCAGCAGGACGGAAGTCTGCAGCCGGCCCTCTCCCTCAGCCCCCCTTTCCTCTCCGGCGGTCACCTGACGCCCTACCTGTCCGAGGGCGGGGCGGGGTCAGGCGGGCACGGAGCGCACAGTCCTCTGCTGCAACACATGGTGCTGATGGAGCAGAGTCCCGCACAGAGCCCCCTGGTGACAG GTGTGAGCGGCCTCTCCATGTCGCCGGCAGCGTCCATGGCCAAGCTTCAGCGGCAGCACCGGCCCCTGGGGAGGACCCAGTCGGCCCCCCTCCCTCAGGGGAGCGCCGCTCAGGCCCACGCTCAGGCCCTCGCCCTGCAGCAGCTGGTcgtccagcagcagcaccagcagTTCCTGGAGAAGCACAAGCAGCagttccagcagcagcagctccaccTCAACAAG ATGATGACGAAGCCCAGCGAGTCGCCCGTGGGCCGGCAGCACCAGAGCCACCCGGAGGAGACGGAGGAGGAGCTGAGGGAGCACCAGGACGGAGGAGCGCTGCTGCCGGGCGTCACCGTGAAGCAGGAGCCGCCCGACCCCCAGGAGCTGCAGGAGGAGGCGCTGCTGCAGCACCGGGAGAGGCAGGCGGAGCAGGAGCTGCTCTTCGGACAG CAGGCCCTGTTATTGGAGCAGCAGCGGATCCACCAGCTGAGGAACTACCAGGCCTCCATGGAGGCTGCCGGCCTCTCCATCTCCTTCCCAGGACACCGCCCCCTCTCCAGGGCTCAGTCTTCCCCggcctccgcctcctctttccCCATCAGCGTCGCGCCATCGGACCCCCCCGTCAAACCACGCTACACCACGG GCCTAGTGTACGACTCTCTTATGCAGAAGCACCAGTGCATGTGTGGAAACACCAACAGTCATCCGGAGCACGCCGGACGCATCCAGAGCATCTGGTCCCGTCTGCAGGAGACCGGACTCAGATCGCAGTGTGAG tgtatcCGTGGGAGGAAGGCCACTCTGGAGGAGCTGCAGACGGTTCACTCTGAAGCCCACGTCCTGCTGTATGGAACCAACCCTCTCCGACAGAAACTAGATt GTTCAATCACTCCCATGTTCGTGCGGTTGCCTTGTGGAGGGGTCGGG GTGGACAGCGACACCATCTGGAACGAGGTCCACTCGTCGAGCGCCGCCCGGCTCGCTGTGGGCTCTGTGGTGGAGCTGGTGTTCAAAGTGGCCACTGGAGAGCTGAAG AACGGTTTTGCTGTGGTCCGCCCACCTGGACACCACGCAGAGGAGAGCACTCCCAT GGGTTTCTGCTACTTCAACTCTGTGGCCATCGCAGCCAAACTGCTGCAGCAGAGACTCAACGTCAACAAGATCCTCATCGTGGACTGG GACGTTCACCACGGCAACGGAACCCAGCAAGCGTTCTACGACGACCCCAACGTGCTTTACCTGTCCATTCATCGCTATGACGACGGCAACTTCTTCCCTGGAAGTGGAGCACCTGACGAG GTGGGCAGTGGACCCGGCGTTGGGTTTAACGTCAACGTTGCGTTCACTGGAGGCATCGAACCTCCCATGGGAGACGTGGAGTATTTGGCTGCCTTCAG GTCCGTGGTGATGCCCATAGCCAACGAGTTTGCCCCGGACATCGTGCTGGTGTCTTCAGGCTTTGATGCGGTGGAAGGACACCCTCCTCCTCTTGGAGGCTACGTACTGACGTCTAAAT GCTTTGGCTACCTGACCCGGCAGCTGATGACCCTCGCTGGGGGCCGCGTGGTCCTGGCTCTGGAGGGGGGCCATGACCTGACCGCCATCTGCGACGCCTCGGAGGCCTGCGTGGCTGCGCTGCTCAGCCAGGAG CTGGACCCGCTGCCGAAGGCCGTCCTGGAGCAGAGACCCAACCCCAACGCTGTTCGCTCTCTAGAGAAGGTTATAGAGACTCACA GTAAGTACTGGCGCTCGGTGCAGCACTTCTCCCCGCTGCTGGGACTCTCCCTGCTGGAGGCGAAGCGCGGAGACTCGGAGGAGGCGGAGGCCGTCAGCGCCATGGCCTCGCTGTCGGTGGCCAACACCACCGCCATGGACCAGAG GCCGGAGGAGGAGccgatggaggaggaggagccgcCGCTGTAA